A single window of Pyxicephalus adspersus chromosome 10, UCB_Pads_2.0, whole genome shotgun sequence DNA harbors:
- the LOC140338867 gene encoding dorsalin-1-like yields the protein MWFSRIPGFGTLLVLLARFTFPKPLPDWEQHHHKEEESIQSSLSEQKVEGLKPTWDLSRTIMPEKPKMKLPQYMIDLYNQYAYDRTSMPMANIIRSFDVEEILISSTQKNCMHNHILLFNVSIPKHELVTKAELKLKISLGKMGFGHLSLFDAVNKNSSNKSESPDFFLVSKDVENGEYATIDVTKVVKRWIETRMENHELSMILKTKSNQNTCANSGIVGVSFDSSYPPILIIFSDHKGNQLRETKMELSQMILHEKDSNAGVFFRNSTTAHIEERNKVWRTKTEDRTRSKRSTGSSLCTKKSMIVNFKDIGWDSFIVFPQQYDAGQCVGKCYFPITEGLTPTKHAVIQSLMHNNKPKVVNNPCCVPTKLEPMPVVYVENNKLVINNNYEDMKVVECGCR from the exons atgtggttTTCCAGAATACCAGGGTTTGGCACTCTCTTGGTTCTTCTAGCAAGGTTTACATTTCCTAAACCTTTGCCGGACTGGGAACAGCATCATCATAAAGAAGAAGAGTCGATCCAGAGCTCATTAAGTGAGCAGAAAGTGGAGGGTCTTAAACCAACCTGGGATTTATCAAGGACAATAATGCCAGAGAAGCCAAAGATGAAGCTACCACAATATATGATCGATCTTTACAACCAATATGCCTATGACAGGACATCAATGCCAATGGCTAACATAATCAGGAGCTTTGATGTTGAAG AAATACTAATATCTTCAACTCAGAAAAACTGCATGCACAATCATATTCTTCTGTTCAATGTTTCCATTCCAAAGCATGAATTAGTGACAAAGGCAGAACTCAAGTTAAAGATATCGTtgggaaaaatgggttttggacACCTTAGTTTATTTGACGCGGTAAACAAAAACTCATCTAACAAATCAGAAAGCCCAGATTTCTTCTTGGTGTCTAAAGATGTTGAAAACGGTGAATATGCAACAATTGATGTTACCAAAGTCGTTAAACGATGGATAGAAACTAGGATGGAAAATCATGAACTTAGCATGATCTTGAAGACCAAAAGCAATCAGAATACTTGTGCTAATTCGGGAATAGTTGGTGTATCTTTTGATAGTAGTTATCCACcaattttaattatcttttcagATCATAAGGGCAATCAATTAAGAGAAACAAAGATGGAGCTGAGCCAAATGATACTTCATGAAAAAGATAGCAATGCTGGAGTATTCTTCAGAAACAGCACTACAGCTCATATAGAGGAACGCAACAAGGTTTGGAGAACCAAAACTGAGGACAGGACAAGGTCAAAACGAAGTACAGGAAGCAGTCTTTGTACAAAAAAGTCAATGATTGTAAATTTTAAGGATATAGGCTgggattcatttattgtttttcctCAACAATATGATGCTGGTCAGTGTGTAGGAAAATGCTACTTCCCTATAACAGAGGGTTTGACACctacaaaacatgcagttatccAGTCATTAATGCATAATAATAAGCCAAAGGTTGTAAACAACCCTTGCTGTGTGCCTACCAAGCTTGAACCCATGCCAGTTGTTTATGTGGAAAACAATAAACTCGTCATCAACAATAATTATGAAGACATGAAAGTAGTAGAATGTGGATGCCGGTAG